A single genomic interval of Asinibacterium sp. OR53 harbors:
- the map gene encoding type I methionyl aminopeptidase — translation MTRRNNMMIHKTEAEVALMKESATLVSKTLTEVAKVLKPGMTTLQIDEICATFVKDHKAIASFYNYRGYPYSVCTSVNDVVVHGFPNNTPLKDGDIVSVDMGVILNGWHGDHAYTFILGEVSAEVLQLVRVTKESLYKGIEKAVANNRIGDIAYAIQEHTEKKYGYGVVRELVGHGLGRDLHEDPQVPNYGKRGNGPRMKENLVLAIEPMINMGTKDVYTEDDGWTVKTQDGKPSVHFEHDVCVKRDKALILSDYSIIEAAEKANPNLNTSYY, via the coding sequence ATGACGAGAAGAAACAACATGATGATCCATAAAACAGAAGCAGAAGTCGCTTTGATGAAAGAATCAGCCACGCTGGTCAGCAAAACGCTGACGGAAGTGGCCAAAGTACTGAAACCGGGTATGACCACCCTGCAGATCGATGAGATCTGCGCTACTTTCGTGAAAGACCATAAAGCCATTGCCTCTTTTTACAATTACCGCGGGTATCCTTATTCCGTGTGCACTTCGGTGAACGATGTAGTGGTACACGGTTTCCCCAATAATACGCCTTTGAAAGATGGCGATATTGTTTCAGTAGATATGGGTGTGATATTGAACGGCTGGCATGGAGATCACGCCTATACTTTTATACTGGGCGAAGTGAGTGCGGAAGTGCTGCAACTCGTGCGCGTAACCAAGGAGTCATTATACAAAGGGATCGAAAAAGCTGTTGCCAATAACCGTATAGGAGATATTGCTTATGCCATACAGGAACATACCGAAAAAAAATACGGATATGGTGTGGTGCGTGAATTGGTGGGACATGGCCTCGGCAGGGACCTGCACGAAGACCCGCAAGTGCCCAATTACGGCAAGCGCGGCAACGGCCCCCGGATGAAAGAAAACCTCGTGCTGGCTATTGAACCCATGATCAATATGGGCACCAAAGATGTGTATACAGAAGATGACGGATGGACGGTAAAAACACAAGACGGCAAACCTTCGGTTCATTTTGAACACGATGTTTGTGTGAAGAGAGATAAAGCCCTGATCTTATCTGATTATAGCATCATTGAAGCCGCTGAAAAAGCAAATCCCAACCTGAATACCAGCTATTATTAA
- the secY gene encoding preprotein translocase subunit SecY, with product MKKLLQTLKNIWAIEDLRNKIVVTLALVLTYRFGNHIVLPGLDPNGIEAAQKAAKSTGLLGIFDMFAGGGFSQASILALGIMPYISASIFMQLMTILVPQLQKVQKEGESGRKKINQWTRYLTVIVTLFQAGAYVAYLNSPGYAEAILPAYKPFFWFSTVVTLTAGTLFVMWLGEKIQDKGLGNGTSIIIMVGILSRFPQSVIQEFSAKGERGGGGLLVFLIEIAILITIIMGLIILVQGVRKIPVNYAKQIIGNRQFGGARQFLPVKVNSAGVMPIIFAQAIMFLPTLVSFTNIDSAQGIVKIFNDHSNAWYMVIYAVMVIGFTFLYTALIFNPKQIAEDLKRNNGFIPGVKPGQPTADYIGSIMDKITLPGAIFLAFVGILPGFAQRLHVTQSFSTFFGGTSLLIMVGVILDTLQQIETHLLMRQYDGLMKGGRVQGRQTVSTTTI from the coding sequence GTGAAAAAATTATTGCAGACATTAAAGAATATCTGGGCCATTGAAGACCTGCGTAACAAGATCGTTGTTACCCTGGCACTGGTACTCACTTACCGTTTCGGCAACCACATCGTATTGCCGGGCCTCGATCCGAACGGGATCGAAGCTGCACAAAAAGCGGCCAAAAGCACCGGATTGCTGGGCATCTTCGATATGTTCGCCGGTGGTGGTTTCTCCCAGGCCTCCATATTGGCATTGGGTATCATGCCTTATATCTCCGCTTCTATCTTCATGCAATTGATGACCATCCTGGTTCCGCAACTGCAGAAAGTTCAGAAAGAAGGAGAGAGCGGCCGTAAAAAGATCAACCAATGGACCCGCTACCTCACTGTGATCGTAACCCTGTTCCAGGCCGGCGCTTATGTGGCTTACCTGAACAGCCCCGGATACGCAGAAGCCATCCTGCCCGCTTATAAACCCTTCTTCTGGTTCTCTACCGTAGTAACCCTCACAGCAGGTACCCTGTTCGTGATGTGGCTGGGTGAGAAGATCCAGGACAAAGGATTGGGTAACGGTACTTCCATCATCATCATGGTGGGTATCCTCTCGAGGTTCCCCCAATCGGTGATACAGGAGTTCAGCGCCAAAGGCGAAAGAGGCGGTGGCGGATTGCTGGTGTTCCTCATTGAGATCGCGATCCTTATCACCATCATCATGGGATTGATCATCCTCGTACAGGGTGTTCGCAAAATACCTGTAAACTATGCCAAGCAGATCATCGGTAACCGCCAGTTCGGTGGCGCCCGCCAGTTCCTGCCGGTAAAAGTGAACAGCGCAGGTGTAATGCCCATCATCTTTGCACAGGCCATCATGTTCCTGCCTACATTGGTTTCATTCACCAATATCGATTCGGCACAAGGCATTGTGAAAATATTCAACGATCATAGCAACGCATGGTACATGGTTATTTATGCGGTGATGGTGATCGGATTCACATTCCTGTATACTGCTTTGATCTTTAACCCCAAGCAGATCGCAGAAGACCTGAAGCGGAACAACGGATTCATCCCCGGTGTAAAACCCGGACAGCCTACAGCAGATTATATCGGATCCATCATGGATAAGATCACCCTGCCCGGCGCTATCTTCCTGGCTTTCGTAGGTATCCTGCCCGGCTTTGCACAAAGGCTGCATGTTACACAGAGCTTCAGCACCTTCTTCGGAGGTACTTCACTGCTCATCATGGTAGGTGTGATCCTCGATACCCTTCAGCAGATCGAAACACATTTGCTCATGCGCCAGTACGACGGCCTTATGAAAGGTGGTCGCGTGCAGGGCAGACAGACAGTTTCTACCACTACTATTTAA